Part of the Triticum urartu cultivar G1812 chromosome 2, Tu2.1, whole genome shotgun sequence genome, catgtcctccgtcgtcggatcacgatcgtgtgggcgaaaactacactctatttggacactccaaactccctctacctataaatatgtgcccctctCCGAAATTCGCGGTCCACTCCTCCCCGCGCCACCGGACATATCCATCCGCCGTCGGACgcgtccaccgccgccgccacgtcgctCCGGCCAATGAGAGGCCGCCACctcagccccgccgccgctctccTCCAACCCGCGGCCGCCACCTGTCCCAGTCGGCACTCCCGCCGCACCGGCCCGCcgcggcccagatccggcccgttGGGCCCGgatcccgcgccgccgcccgcggcccTGCCGCCCGCATCCGCACGCCGCCCAAGCGCCGCCTTGCTCCTCCCGCCGACGAgcctcgccaccgccgccggacTCCGCCACCATCGCCGGAGCGCTCCGCCGCCACTCCGGCCACCGCCCGCCGCTTCCTCCGCCGCCCGGCCCCGCCAGACCCCGCCTGCCGCGCCACGCCTCGAGCTCCGCCACTGTTCGCCGGAGTTCCCGTGTCGCCGGAATCCGCTCGGAGCCCGCCGGAGCTCTCTCCGGGCAGATCCACCCCGGGTGGATGAGATCCACCGGTTCATCCGTCCAAACGCCCCGGATCCGTCCCGGGATCTctccgtcccgcgttgactttctCGGAGGTTGATTTTTCTCTTAAGTCCCCGAATCCATATATTCTATGCCCCTGTTCATCATGTCACATCTCGGTGACCATAGCTCCATTTCatgcatattatatatcaaaatgttcattgtgagatgctcttcatttcattccattgtggcatccttgtttgagttcatcttgatgccctaatagttgatgcaagagtgctataaaatgtttactgctgctacttatcagattatgatgatttgtcatttttgccacatttgatgtgtgcatcataaGAGGATGaactctacatgtgttttgatctatgtcatgctatctttacaggggtgcttaccatgtattttgtgatctatgtggtgactagcacaagcatgcaaagtagccttcgtgatattgctgatttcagggacttaggattttgccaaGTTTTGTGCCTGTTGTTATTTTGATACCATGTAAACAGGATGCTACAGTGAGAtacatgcttgttttgagttgcttcagtaaggatgttttggacatatggttatgctctatccatccatgcccctgtttgcatttatggagtgccctagcatgtcttaatcttgctctacttttgctataaaatgttcctggcagattgtttacatgttaatcaattttgccatggttgttgctagtgatccatgcatgctatgaacttgctattgccatggttagcttcatgaacatgtcttcttgctgatgCTATGGTTATCTTGTCATGCTATTTACAAGAGACATAACACGACTTATAAGGGCGGGGGTGTCCCCTCCTAACAGGCTAGTCTTTTGGGGGGAGAGGGCTCAAGGCCTTTCATAAGTCGGTGTTGCTCTCCGGTTGGGCCTGGTTGACGCATGTGGGTTGGAAACAATGGTGATAGTGGACCCGGGATTTGTGTAACAGCCTGGCATAGTGCTTTGGTTCTCTTTGTTTTTGATGGTGGCCGTGGTGTGGCCTAGAGGAGGTGCAGGGCCTGTCTCGGTGGAACATTGCCCTTCGACACGGTCTGTGGCTCTCTTTGCCGCGACGTGGCTAGGCAGTGGGATGCCCTTCAACGGTGGTTGCGACTTCCTAGCTCTTCAAGGTGTAGAGTGATCGCAGGGCAGCCGGCAACTTCTTCTCTACGTCTTCTCGGTGACGGATCTCCTTTTGATTGGTTCAACAAAGCTTGCTTTCGCTCTTCTCGGTCCAACTAGTGGTGTTGGGTGCTAAGTTATTGGTGTTGGTTGCTTGTCGTAGCTCTTTTCTGGTTATTCTTCTGTTCTTTCTTGTGCCTTCTTGTGTGTGTTGGTTGCTTTCTGTTGTACCTGATGTCTTGTATCGTTCTCTTATATATAATGAAAATGGTTCAGGCCGGCGTAAGCCCGCCGTAGCTGTAGCAccgtaaatatatatatatatatatatatatatatcacgtATCATGACATATCTCCTAATCCCCTAAATTGAGGAGAATCGATATTATTGTGATCTCCCATTTATGGTTAGGATTGTAATATTTGTCTGTATATTAACATGCAATGGAAAAACCCCAAGTGTGGCAAACCTTCCAAAACGCTTTCATGGTATCAGAGCATGGATCTCACCACCCATCGCATCATCATCTCTCGCCACGTTGTTTTCAATGAGATGACTTTTCCCTTTGCCTCCCCACAGCCTCCCATTGCTACCACATATGATTTCCTCGACGACGACAACACCTTGCACATTGTCGTCCGCCCTCCCCAGGTCACCACACCTGCACCCCCATCATCGCGCACCCCACCCTCGTCGCACGCCCCTCCAGCGCCTATTCATCGCACGCGCAGCACCTCCGACATCCATAAGGTACTCACCGGTTCCTACCTCTGCCCGTCCTGCTCTCAAGGATCCCAACTGGCTTGATGCAATGACCGCGGAATACCGCACACTCCTCAGCAACAACACTTGGAATCTTGTGCCACCGCCTCAGAACGCCAACATCTTCTCCAGCAAGTGGGTGTTTCGCCACAAGCTCAAGCCCGACGACTCCCTCGACCGCTACAAAGCACATTGAGTGCTTCGCGGTTTTTCTCAGGAGCAAGGCATGGACTTCGACGAGACTTTCAGTTCGGTTGTTAAACCGGCCACGGTGCGCATCATACTCTCCATCGTGCTCTCTCTCAATTAGGAGACTCGACAGCTCGACGTTAAGAACGCCTTCCTCCACGACTCACTTGCTGAGGTCATCTACTGTCGTCAACCCACCGGCTTCCTCGACTCTACTCACCCCGAGCATGTCTGTCGGCTGAACCATTCGCTCTACGGTCTCAAGCAGGCTCCTCATGCGTGGTACCAGCGCTTCGCGACCTTCATCACCTCGATTGGCTTCACGTGTTCACACTCAAATACCTCATCATTCGTCCTCGACATGCACCTCTCGCAAGCCAAGTACGCCGGGGAAATTCTAGACAGGGACGGCATGACTGCTTGCAAGTCCGCCACAACACCGGTCAACACGTCGCCAAAGTTCGCTGCCACCGCCGGCCCTCCCGTGGTCGATCCCACTAAGTACTGGAGTCTCGTCGAGGTTCTGCAGTACCTCACCTTCACGCGACCCGACATCGCGTATGTCGTTCAACAGGCATGTCTTCGCATGCACGACCCTCGTGAGCAGCACCTTGCGGCCATCAAGCGCATCTTGCGCTCCGTCAAGGGCATGCTCTCATGGACTCCAGCTCTACTCATCTTCACCGGACTCCATGGTCACCTACACTGACGCCGACTAGGCTGGTTGCCCCGACACTCGATGCTCTACGTTAGGCTTCTGCGTCTACCTCGGTGACAACCTCGTTTCTTGGTCGTCCAAGCGGCAACACACGGTCTCTTGCTCTAGCGCCGAAGCCGAGTACCGCGCTGtggcctgaaggaaatatgccctagaggcaataataaagttattatttatttccttatatcatgataaatgtttattattcatgctagaattgtattaaccggaaacataatacttgtgtgaatacatagacaaacagagtgtcactagtatgcctctacttgactagctcgttgatcaaagatggttatgtttcctagccattgacatgagttgtcatttgattaacgggatcacatcattaggagaatgatgtgattgacttgacccattccgttagcttagcacttgatcgtttagtttgttgctattgctttcttcatgacttatacatgttcttatgactatgagattatgcaactcccgtttaccggaggaacactttgtgtgccaccaaacgtcacaacgtaactgggtgattataaaggtgctctacaggtgtctccgaaggtacttgttgggttggcgtatttcgagattaggatttgtcactccgattgtcggagaggtatctctgggcccactcggtaatgcacatcactataagccttgcaagcattgcaactaataagttagttgcgggatgatgtattacggaacgagtaaagagacttgctggtaacgagattgaactaggtattgagataccaacgatcgaatctcgagcaagtaacataccgatgacaaaggaaacaacatatgttgttatgcggtctgaccgataaagatcttcgtagaatatgtaggagccaatatgggcatccaggtcccgctattggttattgaccagagaggtgtctcggtcatgtctacatagttctcgaacccgtagggtccgcacgcttaacgttcgttggcgatatagtactatatgagttatgtatgttggtgaccgaatgttgttcggagtccgggatgagatcacggacataacgaggaactccggaatggtccggagataaagtttgatatatgggataatagtgtttggtcaccgaaagggttccggaattcaccggaaggggttccggatgtttcccgaaatgtttgggtacgagaacactttatttgggccaaaggggaaagccccaaggtttttggaaagcgcaaaaggaagttttgcggagtccaggggccagacgccagggtccctggcgtctgggtccagacgccgggaaccctggcgtctggccctggagtccgagaaggactcttgcctttcgggtgaaaccgaccttgtggaggcttttactccaagtttcgaccccaaggttcaacatataaatagaggggggctagcacccaagacacatcaagaaacaccaagccgtgtgccggcaaccccgtcccctctagtttatcctccgtcatagttttcgtagtgcttaggcgaagccctgcgaagattgttcttcaccaacaccgtcaccacgccgtcgtgctgccggaacttatctactacttcgcccctcttgctggatcgagaaggcgaggacgtcaccgagccgaatgtgtgcagaactcgaaggtgccgtgctttcggtacttggatcggtcggatcgtgaagacgtacgactacatcaaccgcgttgatataacgcttccgcgaacggtctacgagagtacgtagacaacactctcccctctcgttgctatgcatcaccatgatcctgcgtgtgcgtaggaatttttttgaaattactacgttccccaacatggcCAACGCCGTCGCTGAGGCTAGTTGGATTCGGCAACTTCTCCACTAGCTTCAGCGCCGTCTACATGTCCATGAACCCTGTTCAGCGCCGTCCCCTCCTGCTATAGTTGTGTTCTGCGACAACGCCAGCGCCGTCTACATGTCCATGAACCCTGTTCAGCATCAGTGCACCAAACACATCGAGATCAACCTCCACTTCGTTCGCGATCGTGTCGCCATGGGTCAAGTCTGCGTGCTACATGTCCCCTCGTCTCGCCTGTTCGCCGACATCTTGACGAAGGTATTACCGTCGCCGTTGTTTCTGGATTTTCGGTCCAGTCTCAACGTCCGCTCTCCTCCCGTTGTGACTGTGGGGGAGTGTTAGACTAATATGTCACGTATCGTGACATATCTCCTAATCCCCTAAATTGAGGAGAATCGTTATTATTGTGATCTCTCCCATTTATGGTTAGGATTGTAATATTTGTCTATATATTAACATGCAATGgaaaagcacaagtgtggcaaaccTTCCTAAACGCTTCCACAAAGCAGTCGGGGGATGTTTCGCATTTTTGAAACATATTTACAAACTCAAagatgagagagagagaaggatATACAGAACACAACGAGCTGGAATGTGCAGTGAACAAAATTTCTAACCAGGAAGCTTCCCTTCAGGTGGACACTGCTCAGGTCCTGTGACATCAACCCGTCCATATTTCATTGGAATCTTTGGGCCACCAGCTTCCTGGTACCAGATTGAGAAATGTAAGGAAATTAGGTTTGAATACAGTATTGATATATTAATTCTAACCTAGACAGATACAGTGAGGGAAAGGTCAGACCTCAATTGCTGTAGCACTTGCCAACTGGAATAAATCCGCATAAGTTATACTGGGGTATTTGTCCTTGATCGGTTGCACAAGCTTTAGAGCATTTACCAAACCTTTAAGGATACCCGATCAGGACTTTCAGTTACTAGCTGTTGACATAGGAGGAGCAAAGAAATGTACTGGTGAAAATCCAGGTAACTGTACCGGCATTGGCTCCATGCTTTAGTTCAACATCAAATCTTAAACTTCCATTAGCTCCACCTCGTTCTGGCCAGTCCTTAATATTTTTGTCATATGTGCCAGAATCATGCCAACCCAAACGAACCTTGATGCAGCAAACAAATAACAATTAATAATCTTGGAACAGAACGAGGTGGTAAAACCAAAGATTATtagaatggtaaaaccaaagcaAAAATGGCCCTGTACCGCTGCATTGCACTAAGTAGTTGCATCAAAATGGAAAGTTTCACTTCTATGATTTTTCGTTTTGAAAAGTTCCAGTGGACAGTGCTTATTTGGACAGATGGCATCCCTATCTATGCCTTAAGCTTTTATGACTGCCAACTGGGAAGAAAATATCAAAGATTGTTACTGACAAGGATAAACTTCCTATGACCATACAAAGGTAAAATACAAGAAAATGCGGTATATAACAAATTAAAAGAGAGGTCTGCATAAAGAGTGCAGTTGATAATGCTCTTCATTTGTGTAATGTCGATGCAACATTTGTTACTATGACATAACGTTCATAACAGAAGGGTTATTGTGCAAGGGTGAGGCTGTCTAGAAATTCCCTTCCCCAGACCCCACCTTGTGTGGGAGCTTTCAGCACTGGGTGCACCCTTTTACATAAGGTTCATATCAGACAATGCCCTTTAAATACTCTGCACGTTTGATGGCTAAGTAACTGAAATCTTCTCATATCCTGATTGGTCAAATCTCTTCACACTTCATTCTATTAAATTACAACAAATGTCTCATGTGTAACCATAACCTTTTCAGTATAGTAGGGCTAAGCTCCATACATAAAAAAAGGAAGCATATTAAGCTCCACAGTGAAGAAATGGAACTCGATGGGCCAATGGACGCTAGAGCCTGGCACAAATAACACAAGAAAATCACTTGACACAGAGTCTAATTCAGAAAAGTTGTTGCGGTTTGACCAGTGGAAATATATGTTGGCAAGCCTTTTTGAGAGGCAGACTGTCTAAGCACTTTATGATGTTAAAATCCCAGCACTGCTCTAAGGATCGAATTCACCTTACTGTCCTAATTGACGACGCTGTTGCAAGGCATAAATTTCCTAGTAGTAGCCTAAAAGCGCGCCATCGCCGTGTCGCTATGAGGTACCATACCAGGATGGGGTGGCAGTGGGTTGTGTTGAGCAGCTCCCTGATGTCCTCGCGCGCGGCCTTCAGCTGTGCCGCGTCCGACGCCGCCGCCATGCACCTCACCGATCGCCCCCTCCCCGCCGACTTGGCCTTCTGCGATCACGCACATAACCAAACACAAGTCAGCAACAAGAACATTTGGGTCCAAACCCTGGGCCGCCCGAACCTAATCGACACCGACCTGGGAGGGCCGAGAGGACGCGGCGCGGAGGCTGACGAGGCGGAGAGCCGGGGAGGACGAGGAGGGGAAGAAGGCAGAGCTGGATGGCCTGGCGCGGCGGCCGGCCGGCGAGGGGCCGGACGGAGCGGCGGCGCGGAGGGTGGCGGCTGCGGCGAGACGCTCGGCCATGCTGGTGGGTTGGTGAGAGTAGACCGTAGGCCGTGGGCCTTTGGAGTGAGGGAGGAGCTGCGGGTGGTTGACTGCTTTGAGAGGGAGGGCCAGCTCAGCACGGCTCCTGGGTTTTGAGGGGGTTTTCCTCGGCTCTTGCAGTTGGTGTCGCGGGCTCGGGGTCGGGGAAGAGGTTGGTTGGTCAGAGTGGAGGGGTCTCATGAGGACGAAATTTGTGACCTTTTTAGCTAACTAAATCACGGATTGATATCGTTTTGGAAAGAATTTCGTTTCTGATTTTTTTGTCACGCCAACATCCTTAACGTCTGGTTCGCACGGGAGACGCCAGGGTCCTCGGCGTTTCGCACTGGCCACACTTGCCCACATGGCGCCGACGCTATAAAGTCGAAACACCATAAATTCCAGCGTTTGGGTGAGACGACATAGGTCTTGGCGTTTGGTCCTAGTTCACGTAAACAATAAAAGGTGCATGCATCATTTTTGGAGTTACTTCAGTCCTGGTTTATTGGTTCCTTTTATGATTTTTTCTAAATTTTGACTAAatatttaactaacaaaatgttagtgcatgtcaacaaaaattatatcattggattcgtatttgaacatagttttcaatgatgtaATTTTTTGTCAAATGCATgaatattttattagttaaatttatggtcaaaatttggcacATGTTATCATAGGGACCAATAAATGAGGACGAAGGTAGTAATTCTTTTAATTAACTCTCACAATTAATGAGTTTCAAAAGAAAAAACTCTAGTAGTAATTCATGCCAACCAACGCTAGAGCATGCGCAGTTATCTCGTCCTTATTGGATATCATGCACCCAATAGATAAGAAGGAGAAAATCAAGGGAATAATTGCCTTGAATTTTACGACTAGTACAATATGAGGTGATCTTTTACCATAATTGAAGGGCTCCGGTTGGCTGTTGCTACGTTCTAATATTCTCATCAATTGCGTCTTGATTTTGATGTTTTATTGGTTGGCAGGCCTAATAAATCCGTACCAAAGATAGTAGAATTGTAATTTTCTTTTTGCACATTAATTAATGTCAATATTGTATATgttaacctattaacctagtggcCAGTGACAGCTCgtatttttttgcttgtttttggctttttagaAAATCAATACCAGATGAAGTCTAAACACGATGAAACTTCACGGTGTTTTTATCTGAATCAGAAGGGACCCTAGTAGGTTCGGGAGGAGGCTAGAAGATCTATGGGAGAGCCGCGAGCTCACAGGACACGTCTtagggaggggggggggtaggcgtgcccgcTGAGCTCGTGGGCCCCAGGTAGCTCCGTATGACATCATTCTGCCTCAATAAATTtacaaatattcccaaaaccaaCAGAGAGCCACCCGAAACACTTTTTCCGCTGCCGCAAGTTTCCGTTCTTCCGTGATCCCATCTGGAGGCGTTTTTCGGTACTctcccggagggggaatcgatcatggagggcttctacttCTACATCATACCTGCTACTTTCCGATGATGCCTGAGTAGTTTatcacagacctacgggtccataactaatagctagatggcttttttctctctctttgatcttcaatacaatgttctcctcgatcttcttggagttctatccgatgtaatcttattttgcgatgtgtttgttgggatccgatgaatcgtggtttatgatcagattattcacTGAAAGTAATTAAATCTTTTCCGAACTTTATTAAGCATGATTGTTATAGCTATGTATTTCTCTTCGatctatctgtttggtttgaCCAACTAGATTGATTATCTTTAgtggagaggtgctttgtaatgggttcaatcttgcggtgtcctcacacATTGTATTGCTGCTATTAAGAGTAAAACGACGGGGTTTAATCATTTTGCttgagtttactttgtctacatcatgtcatcttgcttaaggcattactctatttgtcatgaacttaataccacatgtgcatgttggatagcgatcgattggtggagtaatagtagtagatgcagggaggaatcggtctacttgtcacgaacaTGATGcccctatatacatgatcattgtcATGAATAcgtcataactatgcactttttctatcaattgctcaacagtaatttgtttacccatcgtatgcTATTGTTTCGAGAGAGAaacctctagtgaaaactatgtcccccgggtctactttagtCATATTATAAAAACCAAAAATACTGCTACTTCTGGAgcctgcgttggttttccccttgaagaggaaagggtgatacagtaaagtagagataagtatttccctcagtttgagaaccaagatatcaatccagtacgAGGTACACacaagtctccaatctatgcacctgcacaaacaatcaacactcgcacccaacgcgataaaggggttgtcaatcccttcacaattacttgcaaggatgagatctgatagagatagatataaaagattactaaaacgtaaaacaaataaattgtagcaaggtatttttaggttatttggtttatagatctgaaaatatatgatgtaaaatagacctgggggccataggtttcactagaggcttctctcttgaaagaaaacaTACGGTGGATGAAAAAATTAtcgtcgagcaattgatagaaaagcgcaaagttatgacgatatccaaggcaatgattatgaatataggcatcacgtccgtgtcaagtagaccgactcctgcctgcatctactactattactccacacatcgaccgctatccaacattcatatagagtattaagttcaaaagaacagagtaatgtcttaagtaagatgacatggtgtggagggataaactcaagcaatatgatgaaaaccccatctttttacccttgatgacaacaatacaatacgtgcctcgctacccctactttgtcactgggtgagaacaccgcaagattgaacccaaaactaagcacctctcccattgcaagaagaaccaatctagttggccaaaccaaaccgataattagaagagaaatacaaagatatcaaatcatgcatataagaattcaaagaagactcaaacgatattcatagataatctgatcataaatccaaaattcatcggatctcgacaaacacaccgcaaagatctccaagaacatcgaggagaacattgtattgaagatcaaagagagagaagaagccatctagctactacctatggacccataggtctgtgataaactactcacgcttaatcagaagggcaatagagttgatgtagaagcccttcgtgatcgaatccccctccggaagggtgccgaaaaaggtcccaacatgggatctcacgggtacagaaggttggggtggcggaaaagtattttggtggatGCTTTTGGtcgtttgggaatatttgagaatttataggccaaagattagggttggaggagctccgaggggcccacaagccctcagGATGCGCCCCTGAGGCTTGTGGTCGCCCCGGGACTCCTGTAACTACATCTCCAAGTACTacgggtgtcttctggtccaagaaaaatcatcgcgaaagttttatttcgtttggactcctcttgatattccttttctgtaaaactcaaaaataataagaaaaaatagaaaatggcactaggctctaggttaataagttagtcccaaaaataatataaaataacatattaatgcatataaaacatccaagatagataatataatagcatggaacaataaaaaaattatagatacgttgaagatgtatcaagcatccccaagcttaattcctgctcgtcctcgagtaagtaaatgataaaaatagaatttttgatatggaatgctacctaacatatttatccacgtaattttctttattgtggcatgaatattcagatttataagattcaaaacaaaagtttaatattgacataaaaacaataatacttcaagcatactaataaagcaattgtgtcttctcaaaataacatggccatagaaagttatccctacaaaatcatatagtctggctatgctccatcttcatcacataaagtattaaatcatgcacaaccccgatgacaagccaagcaattgtttcatacttttgatgttttcaactttcacgcaatacatgagcgtgagccatgggtatggcactataggtggaatggaataaggtggttgtggagaagacaaaaagaaggaaatagtctcacatcaactaggcgtattaatgggctatggagatgcccatcaatagatatcaatatgagtgagtagggattgccatgcaacggatgcactagagctataagtgtatggaagcttaaaaagaaactaatgggtgtgcatccaactcgcttgctcacgaagacctagggcaatttgaggaagctcatcattagaatatacaagacaagttctataatgaaaaattcccaccagtatatgaaagtgacaacataggagactctctataaaATGttgatcatggtgctactttgaagcacaactgtggtaaaaggatagtagcattgccccttctctcttttatctcattttttgtttgggcttattttggcctcttttatttttttgcaaagtccagagactcatcccaacttatgagggaatcatagcttccatcatcctttcctcacatgggacaatgctctagtaatgatgatcatcacacttttatttacttacaactcgattatagaacaaaatatgactccatttgaatgcctccagcggtgtaccgggatgtgcaatgatcacgagtgacatgtataaaaatatgaatggtggccttgccacaaatactatgtcaactacatgatcatgcaaagcaatatgacaatgatggtgtgtgtcataatgaacggaacggtggaagttgcatggcaatatatctcggaatggctatggaaatgtcataataggtaggtatggtggctgatttgaggaaggtatatggtgggtttaatgcaccGGAGAAaattgtgcggtactagagaggctagcaatggtggaagggtgagagtgcgtacaatccatggactcaacattaatcataaaTAACTCACACACTTAGttcaaaagtctattagctatcgaaacaaagtactacacgcatgctcatagggggatagattggtagaaaaaAGCCATCGCTCGTCCcagaccgccactcataaggaagacaatcaataaataaatcatgctccgactttatcacataacggttcaccatacgtgcatgctacaggaatcacaaactttaacacatgtatttctaccaatccacaattactcactaacgtgactctagtatcaccatctttatatctcaaaacaaatgcaaggaatcaaacttctcatagtattcaacgctctttatatgaaagtttttattatatccctcttggatgcccatcatattaggactaaattcataatctaagcaaattaccatgt contains:
- the LOC125538321 gene encoding probable L-ascorbate peroxidase 7, chloroplastic — translated: MAERLAAAATLRAAAPSGPSPAGRRARPSSSAFFPSSSSPALRLVSLRAASSRPSQKAKSAGRGRSVRCMAAASDAAQLKAAREDIRELLNTTHCHPILVRLGWHDSGTYDKNIKDWPERGGANGSLRFDVELKHGANAGLVNALKLVQPIKDKYPSITYADLFQLASATAIEEAGGPKIPMKYGRVDVTGPEQCPPEGKLPDAGPSAPADHLRLVFYRMGLDDKEIVALSGAHTLGRSRPERSGWGKPETKYTKNGPGAPGGQSWTAEWLKFDNSYFKEIKEKRDQDLLVLPTDAALFEDPTFKVYAEKYAADEEAFFKDYAEAHAKLSSLGAKFDPAEGFSLDD